One genomic region from Muriicola soli encodes:
- a CDS encoding thioredoxin domain-containing protein — MKTNPEHTNALIHETSPYLLQHAHNPVNWYAWKPEVLLEAKKENKLLLISIGYAACHWCHVMETECFEDEEVAAVMNRHFVNIKIDREERPDIDHIYMDALQMMTGSGGWPLNIVALPDGRPFWGATYVRKTDWTKVLEQLATLYSTDKTKVLEYAAQMEEGLHSINIIPAPEREGSLSQNDLKSAVKNWSQYFDTYLGGYKRAPKFMMPVNLNFLLHFTSLFKDSETNEYVHTTLRRIAYGGIYDHLGGGFSRYAVDTKWHVPHFEKMLYDNAQMISLYAKAYASNKNPLYKRVVEESIVFVNRELKCANGGYYASLDADSTNEQGHLKEGAYYVWTEKELTEILQEDFPLFRDYYNINSYGHWEEDFYVLIRDHADEEIAQKHNLKTSDFISRLKKCKKALLSKRELRARPGLDDKILTSWNALMIKALAEAYRYLGEQEYLDQATEALTFIENSIMKGDGSLFHNHKEGKSSIEGFLEDYANLIAAYLEIYELSFEESWAKKAKQLSDYCVLHFWDKKSGLFYFTSDTEEITVRRSFETTDNVIPASNSVMALNLYKLALLYPEGKYGELAERMLQQMKESILEHPNSHAHWMHFALFQVFPFKEVVITGESALEYAKVIASEYLPNTLFAGAVKEGGLSLLKGRIKHDKTLIYICQNGACQLPVATAEEALASL; from the coding sequence TTGAAAACCAATCCTGAACACACTAACGCGCTGATCCATGAAACGAGTCCGTATTTATTGCAGCACGCTCATAATCCGGTAAACTGGTACGCATGGAAGCCTGAGGTACTCCTCGAGGCAAAAAAGGAAAACAAACTCCTTTTGATCAGCATCGGCTATGCCGCCTGTCATTGGTGCCACGTTATGGAAACTGAATGTTTTGAAGACGAAGAAGTGGCTGCAGTTATGAATCGGCACTTTGTCAATATAAAGATCGACAGGGAGGAACGCCCCGATATTGATCATATTTATATGGACGCCCTGCAGATGATGACCGGCAGTGGAGGATGGCCACTCAATATTGTAGCCTTGCCTGATGGGCGACCTTTCTGGGGCGCCACCTATGTTCGCAAAACGGATTGGACGAAGGTCCTGGAACAGCTTGCCACCTTGTATTCCACAGACAAGACAAAAGTACTGGAATACGCTGCCCAGATGGAGGAAGGACTGCATAGCATTAACATCATACCTGCCCCAGAGCGTGAAGGCAGTCTTTCCCAAAACGATCTAAAATCTGCGGTAAAAAATTGGTCACAGTACTTCGATACTTACCTCGGTGGCTATAAAAGAGCACCGAAATTTATGATGCCGGTTAATCTGAATTTCTTGCTGCATTTTACCTCCTTATTTAAAGATTCTGAAACAAATGAATACGTTCACACCACGCTTCGACGCATAGCATACGGCGGTATTTATGACCATCTTGGAGGCGGATTTTCGCGCTATGCCGTCGATACCAAATGGCACGTCCCACACTTTGAGAAAATGCTATATGACAACGCCCAGATGATCTCATTGTATGCCAAAGCCTATGCCTCCAATAAAAATCCTTTATATAAAAGGGTAGTTGAAGAATCCATTGTATTCGTAAATCGAGAATTGAAGTGCGCAAACGGGGGCTATTACGCTTCTTTAGATGCCGATAGCACAAATGAGCAAGGACATCTTAAGGAAGGAGCCTATTACGTCTGGACTGAAAAAGAACTGACAGAAATATTACAGGAAGATTTTCCGTTGTTCCGGGACTATTACAACATTAATTCTTACGGACATTGGGAAGAAGATTTCTACGTCTTGATCAGAGATCACGCCGACGAAGAGATCGCGCAGAAACACAATCTTAAAACGAGCGATTTCATATCTCGTTTAAAAAAATGTAAAAAGGCCCTTCTTTCAAAGAGAGAATTGCGTGCGAGACCAGGTCTGGACGATAAAATCCTCACCTCCTGGAATGCACTGATGATAAAAGCTCTGGCTGAAGCTTATCGATACCTGGGAGAACAAGAATACTTAGATCAGGCAACGGAAGCGCTTACATTTATTGAAAATTCTATCATGAAAGGGGATGGAAGTCTGTTCCACAACCACAAGGAAGGAAAGAGCTCAATTGAGGGTTTCCTGGAGGATTATGCAAATCTCATAGCAGCTTATTTAGAAATTTACGAATTGAGTTTTGAGGAGAGCTGGGCCAAAAAGGCTAAACAACTATCAGATTATTGTGTCCTCCATTTTTGGGATAAGAAGAGTGGTTTATTTTATTTTACTTCAGACACTGAAGAAATTACGGTAAGGAGATCCTTTGAAACCACAGACAATGTTATCCCCGCCTCTAATTCCGTTATGGCCCTAAATCTGTATAAGCTCGCTTTGCTATACCCTGAAGGAAAATACGGGGAGCTCGCTGAAAGAATGCTTCAGCAAATGAAAGAAAGTATTCTCGAGCATCCAAACAGCCATGCACATTGGATGCATTTTGCACTATTTCAGGTTTTCCCTTTTAAAGAGGTGGTCATCACCGGTGAATCTGCCCTGGAATACGCGAAAGTGATTGCGTCTGAATACCTGCCGAATACTTTATTCGCAGGAGCGGTCAAAGAAGGAGGCCTCAGCTTACTCAAAGGAAGAATTAAACATGATAAAACCCTGATCTACATCTGCCAAAACGGTGCCTGCCAGTTACCTGTTGCTACAGCTGAAGAAGCTTTAGCATCTCTGTAG
- a CDS encoding PorP/SprF family type IX secretion system membrane protein — MRKILFILFAYLSCVGAANAQEGIPVYFDYLSDNYYLVHPSMAGIGLGGKIRLTARKQWFNVDEAPNLQTLSVNYRLGDSPSGVGAILFNDANGYHSQTGFKATYAHHLQFGEDIRLLNQLSFGLSAGVILSSLDETEFRSVIPDPIISGARNSVGYFNVDFGMSYNYMEFYAHATLLNALGSGRDLYTAIEFDNLRRYLFSVGYIFGKTEWRVEPSILFQLTEFTEEETIDINAKVYRDVPFGTVWAGLSYRRSFDGAQYQANGQFGEQRLQLFTPIVGFNYNRFMFSYNYSYQNGDIRFDNGGFHQITLGYDFGPERQNRFDCFCPAAN; from the coding sequence ATGAGAAAAATCCTATTTATTTTGTTCGCCTACCTCAGTTGTGTTGGAGCCGCCAATGCACAGGAAGGCATTCCGGTTTATTTCGATTATCTCTCCGATAATTATTACCTGGTACACCCCTCTATGGCGGGTATAGGATTAGGAGGTAAGATACGACTTACCGCACGTAAACAATGGTTTAATGTTGATGAGGCACCCAATTTGCAAACCCTGAGTGTTAATTACCGACTGGGGGATAGTCCCAGTGGGGTGGGAGCCATCCTGTTTAATGATGCCAACGGGTATCATTCCCAAACCGGCTTTAAAGCTACCTATGCGCATCATCTGCAGTTTGGAGAGGATATAAGGCTGCTCAATCAGTTGTCTTTTGGTCTTAGCGCCGGGGTGATACTAAGTAGTCTTGATGAAACCGAATTCAGGTCGGTGATCCCCGACCCGATAATTTCAGGAGCCAGAAATAGTGTGGGATATTTTAATGTGGATTTTGGGATGTCATACAATTATATGGAATTTTACGCCCACGCTACATTGCTTAACGCCTTGGGCAGTGGCCGTGATCTATACACAGCCATAGAATTTGACAATTTGAGAAGATACCTTTTCTCCGTAGGCTATATTTTCGGGAAGACTGAATGGAGGGTGGAACCCTCGATTTTATTCCAACTGACCGAATTTACCGAGGAGGAAACAATAGACATCAATGCGAAGGTATATCGCGATGTTCCCTTTGGTACTGTATGGGCAGGTTTGTCTTATAGAAGAAGCTTCGACGGCGCGCAATACCAGGCTAATGGCCAATTTGGGGAACAGCGGTTGCAACTGTTTACCCCCATTGTCGGTTTTAATTACAACCGATTTATGTTCTCTTATAATTACTCCTATCAGAATGGAGATATCCGTTTTGACAATGGTGGTTTTCACCAGATCACCCTGGGATACGATTTTGGACCAGAGAGACAGAACAGGTTCGACTGTTTTTGTCCTGCTGCCAACTAA
- a CDS encoding TolC family protein: MRFRISIILFLLTVGTLTAQMRKWTLEECVTFAVDNNLTIEQFELDLENARIDKSDAIGNMLPNLNAQTSTSGNTGLILDPLTNSFVSATIFSANANVTSGLTLFDGLRNIHRLNRAKLNEIANQYRLDDLVDDIRLNVANSYLNILSNKESLKVAEAQYAFTVEDLKRTRELVESGVVPRGDLLEVEATAATQEQTIINNQNLVLLSRIALAQLLQITDYENFDIADEEFNVPPSDILKYSPKVIFDKALSFRNDIKFSESGVALAEKDLQIAKGAVYPTIGAFFNYNTRYSDQTRDPFTGEKIAFVDQLWINDGISYGAQLNIPIFNGWSTRNNIRRSQIGVEQAKLQLEQTKLDLETTINQAYVDVQNSAKAYEASQKTLDARRLAYDYSKDRFEVGLMNAFDFSQAQARVDNAAAEVVRNKYNYIFRIKVLEFFYGLPIVLN, from the coding sequence ATGAGATTTAGAATATCCATCATTTTATTCCTGTTAACCGTTGGGACACTCACAGCGCAGATGAGGAAATGGACATTAGAGGAATGCGTCACCTTTGCGGTTGATAATAATCTAACTATTGAGCAGTTTGAACTGGACCTGGAAAATGCCAGAATAGACAAATCGGATGCGATAGGAAATATGTTACCCAACCTAAATGCGCAAACCAGCACCTCCGGAAATACGGGTCTTATCCTGGATCCTCTAACGAACAGTTTTGTTTCCGCAACCATTTTCTCAGCGAATGCCAATGTTACCTCGGGACTTACCCTCTTTGACGGGTTAAGGAATATACACCGACTTAACAGGGCTAAATTAAATGAAATCGCTAATCAGTATCGATTAGACGACCTTGTAGATGATATCAGGCTCAACGTGGCTAACAGTTATCTCAACATTCTGTCCAATAAGGAATCTCTGAAAGTGGCGGAGGCTCAGTATGCCTTTACCGTTGAGGATCTCAAAAGGACAAGGGAATTGGTAGAATCAGGTGTGGTTCCCAGGGGAGACCTCCTCGAAGTTGAGGCTACTGCAGCAACTCAGGAACAGACGATCATCAACAACCAGAATTTGGTCTTGCTGTCGAGAATCGCCCTGGCGCAACTATTACAGATCACAGATTACGAAAATTTTGACATAGCCGATGAGGAGTTCAATGTACCCCCTTCGGATATTTTAAAATACTCACCCAAGGTAATTTTTGACAAGGCTTTATCTTTTCGTAACGATATTAAATTTTCCGAATCCGGAGTGGCTCTTGCCGAGAAAGATCTGCAAATTGCAAAGGGAGCTGTATATCCAACTATTGGCGCCTTTTTCAATTACAACACCAGATATTCAGATCAGACAAGAGATCCCTTTACTGGAGAGAAGATCGCCTTTGTAGACCAATTATGGATAAATGACGGTATCTCTTATGGGGCCCAACTTAATATTCCAATCTTTAATGGATGGAGTACAAGGAATAATATCAGACGTTCTCAAATCGGGGTTGAACAGGCTAAATTGCAATTGGAGCAAACGAAACTCGATCTCGAAACAACCATCAATCAGGCATATGTAGATGTGCAAAACTCGGCAAAAGCCTATGAGGCTTCTCAAAAAACGCTGGACGCAAGAAGGTTGGCCTATGACTATTCGAAAGACCGTTTTGAAGTTGGGTTGATGAATGCGTTCGACTTTAGTCAGGCTCAGGCCAGAGTGGACAATGCCGCAGCTGAAGTGGTCAGAAATAAATACAATTATATTTTCAGGATTAAGGTTTTGGAATTTTTCTACGGCCTTCCTATTGTCCTGAACTAA
- a CDS encoding ABC transporter permease — protein MQFLFDKNTWQEIFGSIGKNKTRTIITVIGVLWGIFIYIVLAGASKGLDNGFERNFETVAKNSIFTWSQSTSMPYAGYKTGRRLNLKVQDAITLQNRVPEIEYIAPVNTKGVFGGQSALGVRGLKSNSYPVYGYFPVIAKMATQRIYDNGRFINDEDIIQARKVCVIGERTEQELFEKDEDPIGSYVRLDGIYFQVVGVAKLTQNTPFATDGDIFIPFSTFKKLYNTGDNAQYFTIAAYDDADVVQVEKDIKSVLKSIHSVHPDDERAFGAFNLGEIFGKIMGFANGLTFVSLIVGLATILAGVIGIGNILLISVKERTKELGIRRALGATPREVRSLIILESVFLTVIAGVIGIIMGAGVLNLINNLTQDSDFPYTNPTVPIPLVIGALLVMVILGTLIGLIPAQRAVSIKPIDALREE, from the coding sequence ATGCAATTTTTATTTGATAAAAATACCTGGCAGGAGATCTTCGGTTCTATCGGAAAGAACAAAACGAGGACCATCATTACAGTGATCGGTGTTTTGTGGGGAATTTTTATTTACATCGTCCTCGCAGGAGCTTCTAAAGGATTAGACAATGGCTTTGAAAGGAATTTTGAGACGGTAGCAAAGAATAGCATTTTTACCTGGTCTCAGTCTACGAGTATGCCCTACGCCGGATATAAAACGGGAAGAAGGTTGAATTTAAAAGTGCAGGATGCTATTACCCTGCAAAACAGAGTTCCTGAAATTGAATATATAGCACCGGTAAATACCAAAGGTGTTTTTGGCGGGCAGTCTGCCCTGGGTGTCAGGGGTTTGAAATCTAACAGCTACCCTGTTTATGGTTACTTCCCTGTCATAGCTAAAATGGCAACCCAAAGGATCTATGACAACGGACGGTTTATCAATGATGAAGATATAATTCAGGCTAGAAAAGTTTGTGTAATCGGAGAGCGAACTGAACAGGAACTATTTGAAAAGGATGAAGATCCTATTGGGTCTTATGTTCGATTGGATGGTATTTATTTTCAGGTGGTCGGAGTTGCTAAATTAACCCAGAATACTCCTTTTGCTACGGATGGTGACATATTCATCCCCTTTAGTACATTTAAAAAGTTATATAACACAGGAGACAACGCTCAATATTTCACCATTGCCGCGTATGATGATGCCGATGTGGTGCAGGTGGAAAAGGATATAAAGTCTGTACTGAAGAGTATTCATAGTGTGCACCCGGATGATGAACGCGCCTTCGGGGCCTTCAACCTGGGAGAGATATTCGGAAAAATTATGGGCTTCGCCAATGGACTCACCTTTGTCTCACTAATTGTAGGACTGGCCACCATTCTCGCCGGAGTAATTGGAATTGGAAATATACTTTTGATCTCCGTTAAGGAAAGAACCAAGGAACTCGGAATTAGAAGGGCACTTGGGGCCACTCCCCGGGAAGTACGGTCTCTGATCATTCTAGAATCTGTTTTCTTAACTGTAATTGCAGGTGTAATCGGAATCATTATGGGTGCCGGGGTGCTCAATCTAATTAACAACCTGACACAGGATTCAGACTTTCCCTATACTAACCCCACAGTCCCTATTCCACTGGTTATAGGAGCGTTGCTGGTTATGGTTATTTTGGGAACCCTGATTGGGCTGATCCCTGCACAAAGAGCGGTAAGTATCAAACCTATTGATGCATTAAGAGAAGAATAA
- the tsaB gene encoding tRNA (adenosine(37)-N6)-threonylcarbamoyltransferase complex dimerization subunit type 1 TsaB has translation MALILQLETASTNCSVSLSWEGELLASKEHNSPSFSHSEQLHLFIKDVVEEAGKTLQQLDAISVSKGPGSYTGLRIGVSAAKGLCYALGIPLISTRTLKGMALQKNIKKGVILPMLDARRMEVYVAVFDASHKELEPARAQIITPDAFSEYAEKGPVYLIGSGAIKCKEVLKHPNLHFDDTVIPSSVSICKEVYEKFKSESFEDVAYFEPYYLKDFILQTKS, from the coding sequence ATGGCCTTGATATTACAGTTAGAAACAGCATCAACCAATTGCTCCGTTTCCCTCTCGTGGGAAGGGGAGCTTTTGGCATCTAAAGAACACAATAGTCCGTCGTTTTCTCATTCTGAACAGCTCCATCTTTTTATTAAGGATGTAGTGGAAGAAGCGGGAAAAACACTGCAGCAATTAGATGCAATTTCGGTGAGCAAGGGCCCCGGATCTTATACGGGACTAAGGATCGGAGTTTCTGCAGCCAAAGGGCTTTGCTATGCTTTGGGCATTCCTCTTATTTCAACTCGAACACTTAAGGGAATGGCCCTTCAAAAGAACATAAAAAAAGGCGTGATCCTTCCGATGCTGGATGCCCGGCGTATGGAAGTGTATGTGGCCGTTTTTGACGCATCACATAAGGAGTTAGAACCTGCCAGAGCCCAGATTATTACGCCCGACGCTTTTTCTGAATACGCTGAAAAAGGACCTGTTTACCTTATTGGAAGCGGAGCAATTAAATGTAAAGAAGTATTAAAGCATCCAAATTTGCACTTCGACGATACGGTGATTCCTTCTTCCGTATCGATTTGTAAAGAAGTGTATGAAAAGTTCAAAAGTGAATCCTTTGAGGATGTAGCCTACTTTGAACCTTATTATCTGAAAGATTTTATCCTACAGACTAAATCATAA
- a CDS encoding ABC transporter permease, with protein sequence MFSRDTWQEIFLTIRKNKLRTILSGFTVSLGILIFVCLVGLTNGLQNTFEYFFSQDATNVMYIFPGRTSMPYKGYKSLRRIELDNSDLADIKKDFPMFLEYISPRIFRSALVKYKEESNNYTTIGVDWGQQFAEKTIMMKGRYINQEDVKNRTKNVAIGRLVEQDLFGKSNSIGEFIDVGGSMFRVVGVFQDDGGDNEERQLYMPYTTRQLIEKNTDEIGQIVIGFKEELGYTGAMAFQRSLEKYLKQKKFINPEDENGFFVRNVADQLKQNQDFAGVLAIIAALVAFGTIIAGIIGISNIMVYVVKERTKEIGIRKAIGATPRSVISVILLESIFITTISGFLGMFLGIALLSTLGDKLMDDYFILNPGIGTGLAIFATLLLIVFGSLAGYVPAKRAARIKPIVALNDE encoded by the coding sequence ATGTTTAGCAGGGATACCTGGCAGGAAATATTTCTCACTATCCGGAAAAACAAACTCCGGACCATTCTCTCCGGATTTACGGTATCGCTGGGGATCTTAATTTTTGTATGTCTGGTTGGATTGACCAACGGCTTACAGAATACTTTTGAATATTTTTTCTCACAAGACGCTACCAATGTGATGTACATTTTCCCGGGTCGGACTTCCATGCCGTACAAGGGGTACAAATCACTTCGGCGCATAGAACTTGACAACAGCGATCTCGCGGATATCAAAAAGGACTTCCCTATGTTCCTTGAATATATCTCACCGAGGATTTTCAGGAGCGCCCTGGTAAAGTACAAAGAAGAATCAAATAACTACACTACCATTGGTGTTGACTGGGGGCAGCAATTTGCCGAGAAGACCATCATGATGAAGGGTCGCTATATTAACCAGGAAGATGTTAAAAATAGAACCAAAAATGTTGCCATTGGAAGATTGGTGGAACAGGATCTATTTGGTAAGAGTAATTCCATTGGTGAATTCATAGATGTTGGAGGAAGTATGTTCAGGGTTGTTGGTGTTTTCCAGGATGATGGGGGAGACAACGAAGAACGTCAACTCTACATGCCCTACACTACAAGACAGCTCATCGAGAAGAATACTGATGAAATCGGGCAGATTGTCATCGGGTTTAAAGAAGAATTAGGATATACCGGAGCGATGGCCTTCCAGCGCAGTTTGGAAAAGTATCTGAAGCAGAAAAAATTCATCAACCCGGAAGATGAGAATGGCTTTTTTGTTCGTAATGTGGCGGATCAACTCAAGCAGAATCAGGATTTTGCAGGAGTTCTGGCCATTATTGCAGCCCTTGTGGCCTTTGGAACCATCATCGCGGGAATTATTGGGATCAGCAACATCATGGTCTATGTAGTAAAGGAGCGGACTAAAGAAATTGGTATTCGCAAAGCGATAGGTGCAACACCCAGATCTGTGATCTCTGTCATATTGCTCGAATCAATTTTTATTACTACAATTTCGGGATTCTTGGGGATGTTCCTCGGAATAGCCCTGCTGAGTACGCTGGGTGATAAGCTGATGGACGACTATTTTATCCTCAATCCGGGTATTGGAACAGGTTTGGCCATTTTTGCCACCTTATTGCTTATCGTTTTTGGTTCCCTTGCAGGATATGTTCCGGCAAAACGAGCGGCGAGAATTAAACCTATTGTAGCTCTAAACGACGAATAG
- a CDS encoding dodecin family protein — MAILKVIEVLANSSESWEDATQKAVTQASKSVKNIRSVYVNEQSATVKDGKVDDFRVNVKITFEVK, encoded by the coding sequence ATGGCTATTTTAAAAGTTATAGAAGTATTGGCAAATTCCAGCGAAAGCTGGGAAGATGCTACCCAGAAAGCAGTGACTCAAGCGTCAAAATCGGTTAAAAACATCCGATCTGTCTACGTAAATGAACAGAGTGCAACGGTAAAGGACGGCAAGGTGGACGACTTCCGCGTAAATGTGAAGATCACCTTTGAAGTGAAATAG
- a CDS encoding mechanosensitive ion channel family protein, with product MASFSEYQEYIDQGVDWVVEILPNLITAAIILVVGWWIVKFINRLVHKFFQKKDYDLALESFLQSFISIALKLLLFVLVITQLGVKSSSLVALVGAAGLAVGLALQGSLANFAGGVLILIFKPFKVGDFISAQGVDGTVKEITIFTTKLNTFGNQVAILPNGQLSNNNIINFNAEDTRRDKIDIGIGYSSNIKKAKDILLEICADQAGILKDPAPAVYVGELADSSVNLTLRFWAKNEDFWEAHFKVIEETKLRFDKAGIEIPFPQLDVHQKG from the coding sequence ATGGCATCTTTTTCAGAATATCAGGAATATATTGACCAGGGAGTAGATTGGGTGGTGGAAATTCTTCCAAACCTTATTACGGCCGCTATTATACTCGTAGTAGGATGGTGGATTGTTAAATTTATCAACCGACTGGTTCACAAATTTTTCCAGAAAAAAGATTACGATCTGGCTCTGGAATCATTTCTGCAAAGTTTTATCAGCATTGCGCTAAAACTACTCTTGTTTGTTCTGGTCATCACTCAGCTAGGTGTTAAATCCTCCTCTCTGGTGGCATTAGTAGGTGCAGCCGGACTTGCAGTGGGTCTTGCTTTGCAGGGATCGCTGGCTAATTTCGCAGGCGGTGTTCTTATCCTGATTTTCAAACCCTTTAAAGTAGGGGATTTTATTTCTGCTCAGGGAGTAGACGGCACGGTTAAAGAAATCACCATTTTTACAACCAAACTCAACACCTTTGGCAATCAAGTTGCGATATTACCCAATGGGCAGCTCTCCAATAACAACATTATAAATTTTAATGCTGAAGACACCCGAAGGGACAAGATAGACATTGGCATCGGCTACTCTTCCAACATTAAGAAAGCCAAGGATATTTTGCTGGAGATATGCGCAGATCAGGCCGGGATACTGAAAGATCCTGCTCCTGCTGTTTACGTAGGTGAACTCGCAGACAGTTCAGTTAATCTTACCCTTAGATTCTGGGCAAAAAATGAAGACTTCTGGGAGGCTCATTTCAAAGTAATTGAAGAGACTAAATTGAGATTTGATAAGGCCGGAATAGAAATACCTTTCCCTCAGCTGGATGTACATCAGAAAGGTTAG
- a CDS encoding NifU family protein, translating into MEEYVITVKETNNKAILKFEANQFLTVSKNYEFKNIDEAKASPLAQQLFYLPFIKTVYISGNFIALERFDIVEWEDVKDEVAQQLVEYLNSGAPILIEEAPKSAVAVTVYAEVTPNPAVIKFVANKKLVPATFEFKNIDEAKDSELARALFHFPFVKEVFMDENYISVTKFEMADWDEITMELREMIRNHIAEGKEIVSNKAESTQIKNQESIVKVNPDDETSQQIIQILEEYVKPAVAMDGGNILFQSYDEEDKTVNVILQGACSGCPSSTFTLKNGIETMLKNMLGDKVAEVVAING; encoded by the coding sequence ATGGAAGAGTATGTAATTACGGTTAAAGAAACAAACAATAAGGCAATATTAAAGTTTGAGGCCAATCAGTTTCTAACCGTTTCAAAGAATTACGAATTCAAGAACATTGATGAGGCCAAAGCATCACCGCTTGCCCAGCAACTTTTTTACCTTCCTTTTATTAAAACCGTTTACATTTCCGGAAACTTTATCGCCCTTGAACGGTTTGACATTGTAGAATGGGAAGATGTCAAAGACGAGGTCGCTCAGCAACTTGTTGAATACCTCAACTCAGGAGCTCCTATACTTATAGAAGAAGCACCCAAATCTGCAGTCGCAGTTACTGTATATGCTGAGGTAACCCCAAATCCCGCAGTAATCAAATTTGTGGCCAATAAAAAGCTGGTGCCTGCCACCTTTGAGTTTAAAAATATAGATGAAGCCAAGGATTCTGAGCTCGCCAGGGCCTTGTTCCATTTTCCCTTTGTGAAAGAAGTCTTTATGGATGAAAATTACATTTCGGTAACCAAATTTGAAATGGCTGACTGGGATGAGATTACCATGGAACTACGTGAAATGATTCGAAATCATATCGCAGAAGGAAAGGAAATTGTATCGAACAAGGCCGAAAGTACACAGATTAAAAACCAGGAAAGTATAGTTAAAGTAAACCCGGATGATGAAACTTCACAGCAAATCATCCAAATCCTTGAAGAATACGTGAAACCGGCCGTAGCCATGGACGGAGGAAACATCCTTTTTCAATCCTATGATGAAGAGGACAAAACTGTGAATGTTATTCTTCAGGGAGCATGTAGTGGCTGTCCCTCTTCTACCTTTACTTTAAAAAACGGGATAGAAACCATGTTGAAAAATATGCTTGGCGACAAGGTTGCTGAAGTAGTGGCAATTAATGGTTAA
- a CDS encoding efflux RND transporter periplasmic adaptor subunit: MNKYVKYGLIAVLVLGALWAAAFFIKSNSKGAIEYDTKTPFIANIEKKTVATGKVIPQDEVEIKPQISGIIDKIYMEEGDDVKAGDLIAVIKVVPNEQALNSSQGRVKNAEAALNNIKIEYDRNKQLFDRGVISSQDFNNLKLRYDQAVLELENSKADYQIIRMGSAGGSSSANTNIRATVNGTILEIPVEEGDQVIQSNNFNDGTTIATIADLTRMIFEGQVDEGEVGKLKVGMPLEISLGAIENQKLEARLKFIAPKGVEEAGAVQFKIEGDVAINDSIFIRAGYSANASLVLEKKDSIMVIPEALLQFDKEDDKPYVEIATGEQQFERRDIEIGISDGVNVEIISGLTEEDKVKIWNKTEPIKKGEEEEEEATS; encoded by the coding sequence ATGAACAAATATGTAAAATACGGGCTGATCGCAGTTCTTGTCTTAGGGGCTTTATGGGCCGCGGCTTTCTTTATCAAGTCGAACAGCAAAGGAGCGATCGAATACGATACGAAAACCCCTTTTATAGCCAATATTGAAAAGAAAACCGTGGCTACAGGGAAGGTGATTCCGCAGGATGAAGTTGAGATCAAACCACAGATTTCCGGGATCATTGATAAAATTTATATGGAAGAAGGGGATGATGTTAAGGCCGGAGACCTTATCGCAGTCATCAAAGTTGTGCCCAACGAACAAGCCTTGAATTCTTCACAGGGTAGAGTTAAAAACGCGGAAGCAGCCTTGAACAACATCAAGATTGAGTACGATAGAAATAAACAATTGTTTGACAGAGGGGTGATCTCCAGTCAGGATTTTAACAACCTGAAATTGCGTTACGATCAGGCTGTCCTGGAGTTGGAAAACTCCAAAGCAGATTACCAGATCATCCGAATGGGTTCTGCAGGAGGTTCTTCCAGTGCTAATACCAATATCAGAGCTACTGTAAATGGGACCATTCTCGAGATTCCCGTTGAAGAAGGAGACCAGGTAATTCAGAGTAATAATTTTAATGATGGAACAACTATTGCCACAATAGCAGACCTTACAAGAATGATTTTCGAAGGGCAGGTAGATGAAGGTGAAGTTGGGAAATTAAAGGTAGGAATGCCATTGGAAATCAGTCTCGGAGCAATCGAAAACCAAAAACTGGAAGCCCGTTTGAAATTTATCGCACCAAAGGGTGTGGAAGAAGCCGGTGCAGTTCAGTTTAAGATTGAAGGAGATGTGGCTATAAATGATTCCATCTTTATCAGGGCGGGATACAGTGCTAATGCCTCATTGGTCCTTGAAAAGAAAGACAGTATTATGGTTATACCTGAAGCGCTGCTGCAATTTGACAAAGAAGACGACAAGCCCTATGTTGAGATTGCCACAGGGGAACAGCAATTTGAGCGAAGAGATATTGAGATAGGTATCTCTGACGGGGTCAATGTAGAGATCATTTCCGGTCTTACAGAAGAAGATAAGGTTAAGATCTGGAATAAAACGGAACCAATCAAAAAGGGTGAAGAAGAAGAGGAAGAAGCCACATCCTAA